In a genomic window of Nocardiopsis mwathae:
- a CDS encoding thiolase C-terminal domain-containing protein produces the protein MRRHDGIADRAAVTGVGMTALTRSSGRSALSLAAEAARAALADAGLEPTDVDAILTYHLGEADQAPATGLARELALPRLGWHNDVHGGGTQCASLLGDAAMLIATGQAATVLVSRALNGRSGHRMNRQGLRLGTGIEAQFTLPYGVLGPVEHFALVARAYLHTAGLDTDDLAAVVAASRDHAAANPRALRRAPLPPADHRAAPMVADPLRRADCCQETDGACALVLTAADRSDAAGAPRVRAVVRGGRPDLSRLDRSPDPAAVFSSDLAPRLYAAAGMGPRDVDVALLYDAYSFLVPRQLTDFRLVAPAGLADALRTGAIGATGRIPVNPHGGLLSEGYVHGLNNVAEAVRQLRGDGVNQVPGAEVALCTGFGGAYGSAALLVADSGRRPSGSRATGIPSSRSPAGARVVKNQSRNRSWPRTGVAGASACSPTRWNR, from the coding sequence ATGCGCCGCCACGACGGGATCGCCGACCGCGCCGCCGTCACCGGCGTCGGAATGACCGCCCTCACCCGCTCCTCCGGCCGCAGTGCGCTGTCCCTTGCCGCCGAGGCCGCCCGCGCCGCGCTGGCCGACGCCGGACTGGAGCCGACCGACGTCGACGCCATCCTCACCTACCACCTCGGCGAGGCGGACCAGGCGCCCGCCACCGGCCTCGCCCGCGAACTCGCCCTGCCCCGGCTCGGCTGGCACAACGACGTCCACGGCGGCGGCACCCAGTGCGCCTCCCTCCTCGGCGACGCCGCCATGCTCATCGCCACCGGGCAGGCGGCCACCGTGCTCGTCTCCCGCGCCCTCAACGGGCGCTCCGGGCACCGGATGAACCGGCAGGGCCTGCGCCTGGGCACGGGGATCGAGGCCCAGTTCACCCTCCCCTACGGCGTCCTGGGCCCGGTCGAACACTTCGCCCTGGTGGCCCGCGCCTACCTGCACACCGCAGGCCTGGACACCGACGACCTGGCGGCCGTCGTCGCGGCCTCGCGCGACCACGCCGCCGCCAACCCGCGCGCCCTTCGCCGTGCACCCCTGCCGCCCGCCGACCACCGCGCCGCCCCGATGGTGGCCGACCCCCTGCGCCGGGCCGACTGCTGCCAGGAGACCGACGGGGCCTGCGCGCTCGTTCTCACCGCGGCCGACCGGTCCGACGCCGCGGGTGCTCCGCGCGTGCGCGCGGTGGTGCGCGGTGGCCGCCCCGACCTCTCCCGACTCGACCGCAGCCCCGATCCCGCCGCCGTGTTCTCCTCGGACCTGGCCCCGCGGCTGTACGCCGCAGCCGGGATGGGGCCGCGGGACGTGGACGTGGCGTTGCTCTACGACGCCTACTCCTTCCTCGTCCCCCGCCAGCTGACCGACTTCCGGCTGGTCGCGCCGGCCGGCCTCGCCGACGCGCTGCGTACCGGGGCCATCGGCGCCACGGGACGCATCCCGGTCAACCCGCACGGCGGACTGCTCTCCGAGGGCTACGTGCACGGGCTGAACAACGTGGCCGAGGCCGTGCGCCAGCTGCGCGGCGACGGCGTGAACCAGGTTCCCGGCGCCGAGGTGGCGCTGTGCACCGGGTTCGGCGGCGCCTACGGCAGCGCGGCGCTGCTCGTGGCGGACTCCGGTCGCCGTCCCTCCGGCAGTCGCGCCACCGGGATCCCGAGCTCCCGCAGCCCGGCGGGGGCGCGGGTGGTGAAGAACCAGTCGCGGAACCGGTCATGGCCCCGTACGGGGGTGGCCGGGGCCAGTGCCTGCTCGCCGACCAGGTGGAACCGGTAG
- a CDS encoding Dabb family protein: MALRHIALFRWTDGVTPDQVEAVVDGLSRLPSRIPELRDYTFGSDLGVSEGTYDFAVVADLADEKALDVYRDHPDHQEVLALIRPLLADRASAQIRITDPG, encoded by the coding sequence ATGGCACTTCGGCATATCGCACTGTTCCGCTGGACCGACGGCGTCACCCCCGACCAGGTGGAGGCGGTGGTCGACGGGTTGTCCCGGCTGCCTTCGCGCATCCCCGAGCTGAGGGACTACACCTTCGGGTCGGACCTCGGTGTCAGCGAGGGCACCTACGACTTCGCGGTCGTCGCCGACCTGGCCGACGAGAAGGCGCTCGACGTGTACCGCGACCACCCCGACCACCAGGAGGTGCTGGCCCTGATCCGCCCGCTGCTCGCCGACCGCGCGTCGGCGCAGATCCGCATCACCGACCCCGGTTAG
- a CDS encoding LLM class flavin-dependent oxidoreductase — protein MRFSTFHLFHRFDGQSHREVYDHHIELVELAEELGFDGVRLAEHHFRDYGVVPSILTFLGHLAARTERLRLGTGIVVLPLHHPVHVAEQAALVDVLSGGRLDFGVGRGYQSFEFDGFGVDLAEARARFDESLDVVLGLWSGKEFRHTGDFSRVAPGLADGVRLHPAPLQAPHPPVHVAAVSPETVERYAARGLPILADPAAPFRRVAEAAAAWRATATAHGHDPEAAELVVSRSVYVAPTAEQARADLERFEASFDRARLFNRRSAPIDARTGEVAQGFEYWQNRYLKGGSVGPDFRWEQLEVIGDPGRVIGQIGMLRDMGFDHLLCDFGSTRPMPVEEARRVLSFFAAEVMPAFR, from the coding sequence ATGAGGTTCTCCACCTTCCACCTGTTCCACCGGTTCGACGGCCAGTCGCACCGGGAGGTCTACGACCACCACATCGAACTCGTCGAGCTGGCCGAGGAGCTCGGCTTCGACGGTGTCCGCCTGGCCGAGCACCACTTCCGCGACTACGGGGTGGTGCCCTCGATCCTCACCTTCCTCGGCCACCTCGCGGCGCGCACCGAACGGCTGCGGCTGGGCACCGGCATCGTGGTACTGCCGCTGCACCACCCCGTCCACGTCGCCGAGCAGGCCGCGCTGGTGGATGTACTGTCCGGCGGGCGGCTCGACTTCGGGGTCGGCCGCGGTTACCAGAGCTTCGAGTTCGACGGCTTCGGGGTCGACCTCGCCGAGGCGCGGGCGCGCTTCGACGAGTCCCTGGACGTCGTCCTGGGCCTGTGGAGCGGCAAGGAGTTCCGGCACACCGGGGACTTCAGCCGGGTCGCACCCGGCCTCGCCGACGGCGTGCGGCTGCACCCCGCGCCCTTGCAGGCGCCGCATCCGCCCGTGCACGTCGCCGCCGTCAGCCCGGAGACGGTCGAGCGGTACGCGGCGCGCGGACTGCCCATCCTGGCCGACCCGGCCGCGCCCTTCCGCCGGGTCGCCGAGGCCGCCGCGGCCTGGCGCGCGACCGCGACCGCCCACGGTCACGACCCCGAAGCGGCGGAGCTGGTCGTGAGCCGGTCGGTGTACGTGGCGCCCACCGCCGAGCAGGCCCGCGCGGACCTGGAGCGGTTCGAGGCCTCCTTCGACCGCGCACGCCTGTTCAACCGGCGCAGCGCTCCCATCGACGCCCGCACCGGCGAGGTGGCCCAGGGGTTCGAGTACTGGCAGAACCGGTACCTCAAGGGCGGCTCGGTCGGCCCCGACTTCCGCTGGGAGCAGCTGGAGGTCATCGGCGACCCCGGGCGGGTGATCGGGCAGATCGGCATGCTCCGCGACATGGGCTTCGACCACCTCCTCTGCGACTTCGGCAGCACCCGTCCGATGCCCGTCGAGGAGGCCCGCCGCGTGCTGTCCTTCTTCGCCGCCGAGGTCATGCCCGCGTTCCGGTGA
- a CDS encoding AMP-binding protein: MPEPAASGTAALPATRPDTVHRLTLGDILREHRRSHPHTTAAVDGGIRLTYPQLDDRVNRLAEALRAAGVGRGDRVLHIGRNSVRLQEALLAAAKLGAVFVPANWRQSTDELAFVLGDLAPAAVFWQPRTAAEPLARDRAAAGAPEPWIRCGGPDDAYERFLASGPAHDPEEPVHGAEPVLGLYTAAFDGRPDCALLSHDALVAHSTTLLWLRRIRPGFTFLNSGPLFHVGTLMFHLAAFHAGGTNVFMPDFDPAEAARLIEAERVDHMFGFGPMLDAVAAANTAGDGRPRHDLSSLRFTSHSPDWDAQITVGTDPWNASGMGGYGQTEVGGMLTFLALGMGGAGTAGRPSPLAQVRVVGPDGTELPVGATGELVARGPSLFSGFFDRPALNARRAAGGWHHTGDLGRREPDGTITFIGPCTRMIKSGNENIYPAEVERALAAHPEVAEAAVIGVPDGTWGQSVTAIVRRAPGSALTGERLIEHVRAAIASYKKPRRVVFVDEELPKSGPGPDYTALDAAYGGGGYPGASGT; the protein is encoded by the coding sequence ATGCCCGAGCCCGCCGCGAGCGGCACCGCCGCGCTGCCCGCGACCCGGCCCGACACCGTCCACCGGCTCACACTGGGCGACATCCTGCGCGAGCACCGCCGCAGCCACCCGCACACCACCGCCGCCGTCGACGGCGGCATCCGGCTCACCTACCCGCAGCTCGACGACCGGGTGAACCGGCTGGCCGAGGCCCTGCGCGCGGCCGGGGTGGGGCGCGGGGACCGGGTGCTGCACATCGGCCGCAACTCGGTGCGCCTGCAGGAGGCGCTGCTCGCCGCCGCCAAGCTCGGCGCCGTCTTCGTCCCCGCGAACTGGCGGCAGAGCACCGACGAGCTCGCGTTCGTCCTCGGCGACCTCGCCCCCGCCGCGGTCTTCTGGCAGCCGCGGACCGCGGCCGAACCGCTCGCCCGGGACCGGGCCGCGGCGGGAGCCCCGGAGCCGTGGATCCGGTGCGGCGGCCCCGACGACGCCTACGAGCGATTCCTCGCGTCCGGGCCGGCCCACGACCCCGAGGAGCCGGTGCACGGCGCCGAGCCCGTCCTCGGCCTCTACACGGCGGCCTTCGACGGCCGCCCCGACTGCGCGCTGCTCAGCCACGACGCACTGGTCGCGCACAGCACCACGCTGCTGTGGCTGCGCCGCATCCGCCCGGGATTCACCTTCCTCAACAGCGGCCCGCTGTTCCATGTCGGCACCCTCATGTTCCACCTGGCCGCTTTCCACGCCGGGGGCACCAACGTCTTCATGCCCGACTTCGACCCCGCCGAGGCGGCGCGGCTGATCGAGGCGGAGCGGGTGGACCACATGTTCGGCTTCGGCCCGATGCTCGACGCCGTCGCCGCCGCCAACACCGCCGGGGACGGCCGCCCCCGGCACGACCTGTCCAGCCTGCGCTTCACCTCGCACTCCCCGGACTGGGACGCGCAGATCACCGTGGGAACCGACCCGTGGAACGCCTCGGGGATGGGCGGCTACGGCCAGACCGAGGTCGGCGGCATGCTCACCTTCCTGGCCCTGGGCATGGGCGGGGCGGGGACGGCCGGACGGCCCTCGCCCCTGGCGCAGGTGCGCGTCGTCGGACCGGATGGCACGGAGCTTCCGGTGGGCGCGACCGGCGAGCTCGTGGCGCGCGGGCCGAGCCTGTTCAGCGGCTTCTTCGACCGCCCCGCGCTCAACGCCCGCAGGGCGGCGGGCGGCTGGCACCATACCGGCGACCTCGGGCGGCGGGAGCCCGACGGCACGATCACGTTCATCGGGCCGTGCACGCGGATGATCAAGTCCGGCAACGAGAACATCTACCCGGCCGAGGTGGAGCGCGCGCTGGCCGCGCACCCGGAGGTGGCCGAGGCCGCGGTGATCGGCGTCCCCGACGGCACGTGGGGCCAGAGCGTCACCGCGATCGTGCGGCGCGCGCCCGGCTCCGCGCTCACCGGGGAGCGCCTGATCGAGCACGTGCGCGCGGCCATCGCCTCCTACAAGAAGCCGCGCCGCGTGGTGTTCGTCGACGAGGAGCTGCCGAAGTCGGGGCCGGGCCCCGACTACACCGCGCTGGACGCCGCCTACGGCGGCGGTGGCTACCCGGGGGCGTCCGGCACCTGA
- a CDS encoding cyclase family protein: MPKPPHNWGRWGDDDQQGALNLLTPATVLAALGAARDGRVVSLAMPIRGATSGPAPTTVPHLAGRPLPQHFMSVDGGDYAAGVRSDGARIADDALLLSPHGTTTHMDALCHMWAGEELYNGHPAARVRSYGATRLGIEHAAARGVVARGVLLDAAAHRGAARLEPADRIGAAELAEICARVGSEPGPGDVAVVRTGWPRAWAEDPALYRSGQPGLAADAGRWLAERDVVMVAMDNAAVQGLGADGRSAEDVDDDLHLTLLWRHGIHLAELLWLEELAEAAAAARRCDFLFIAVPLPIEGGTGSPINPLAVL; encoded by the coding sequence CCCGGCGACCGTGCTCGCCGCGCTCGGGGCGGCGCGGGACGGGCGGGTGGTCAGCCTCGCCATGCCGATCCGGGGCGCCACCTCGGGGCCCGCCCCCACCACCGTCCCGCACCTGGCCGGGAGACCCCTCCCGCAGCACTTCATGTCCGTCGACGGCGGCGACTACGCCGCCGGTGTCCGCTCCGACGGGGCGAGGATCGCCGACGACGCGCTGCTCCTCTCACCGCACGGCACCACGACCCACATGGACGCGCTGTGCCACATGTGGGCGGGGGAGGAGCTGTACAACGGACACCCTGCCGCGCGCGTCCGCAGCTACGGGGCCACACGGCTGGGCATCGAGCACGCGGCCGCGCGCGGGGTGGTCGCCCGGGGGGTGCTGCTCGACGCCGCCGCCCACCGGGGCGCGGCCCGGCTGGAACCCGCCGACCGGATCGGCGCGGCGGAGCTGGCGGAGATCTGCGCGCGCGTCGGCTCCGAGCCCGGCCCCGGCGACGTCGCGGTCGTCCGCACCGGCTGGCCGCGGGCCTGGGCCGAGGACCCCGCGCTGTACCGGTCGGGCCAGCCGGGCCTCGCGGCCGACGCCGGGCGCTGGCTGGCCGAGCGGGACGTGGTGATGGTCGCCATGGACAACGCGGCCGTGCAGGGGCTCGGCGCCGACGGCCGGTCCGCCGAGGACGTCGACGACGACCTGCACCTGACACTCCTCTGGCGGCACGGCATCCACTTGGCGGAGCTGCTGTGGCTGGAGGAGCTGGCCGAGGCGGCCGCGGCCGCGCGGCGCTGCGACTTCCTCTTCATCGCGGTTCCCCTGCCCATCGAGGGCGGGACCGGAAGTCCGATCAATCCGCTGGCGGTCCTCTAG